In a single window of the Acidobacteriota bacterium genome:
- a CDS encoding helix-turn-helix domain-containing protein: MSKFAKTPEEYIRRLGELSKSEIRTLLGLLLSKNQATGRCDPKQVTIAALIGMNKSHVSEALAGLEAKGWAVPNEHGNYVFPDEPPKVPSLGTFRKTEQKVPDFGKKVPESGTSYIEEQNQQKEEQKRGTRIPDPFLLTAEMRAYAAERRPDIDVGIETEKFCNYWRAKAGQGARKLDWTATWRNWILNAKGGRNGKNQFSASERNMERLDGTIKLGEQLVANEDAVAGLYAGLSLARPENPAARQLAAGDGTGGLTAGRDVGGDPLRDHST; encoded by the coding sequence GTGAGCAAATTCGCAAAGACACCGGAAGAGTACATTCGGCGGCTCGGCGAGTTGTCGAAATCAGAGATCCGGACGCTGCTAGGCCTTCTCTTGAGCAAGAACCAGGCGACGGGAAGATGCGATCCAAAGCAGGTGACGATCGCCGCCCTTATCGGTATGAACAAGTCCCATGTTTCGGAGGCATTGGCCGGTTTGGAAGCGAAAGGCTGGGCCGTTCCTAATGAGCACGGCAACTATGTTTTTCCCGACGAACCGCCAAAAGTTCCGAGTCTCGGAACGTTCCGAAAGACGGAACAAAAAGTTCCCGATTTCGGTAAGAAAGTTCCCGAATCAGGAACTTCATATATAGAAGAACAGAATCAACAGAAGGAAGAACAGAAGAGAGGCACTCGAATTCCCGATCCGTTTCTTCTCACCGCCGAGATGCGAGCCTACGCAGCAGAGAGGCGGCCGGATATCGACGTAGGCATCGAGACGGAGAAATTTTGTAACTATTGGCGGGCGAAGGCGGGACAGGGTGCCCGGAAGCTCGACTGGACCGCCACATGGCGGAATTGGATATTGAACGCCAAAGGAGGCCGAAATGGAAAAAATCAATTTTCAGCGTCAGAGCGAAATATGGAAAGACTCGACGGAACGATCAAGCTCGGCGAGCAGCTCGTCGCGAACGAAGACGCCGTCGCCGGACTATACGCGGGTTTGTCTCTTGCTCGTCCAGAAAACCCGGCTGCTCGCCAGCTCGCCGCCGGCGACGGAACAGGAGGCCTTACTGCAGGCCGCGACGTGGGCGGAGATCCTCTTCGAGATCATTCCACTTAA